A region of Candidatus Roizmanbacteria bacterium DNA encodes the following proteins:
- a CDS encoding VanW family protein, which yields MLSEMTSKQKILAGIAGLFLILAILIGASWTYVRLTVKDTIYPRTYIDGIDMGYKTKEEALNLLSKRDEYYNDALIEVMYKDAKIASFSGQELKLERDIDTKVDQAYLIGRTDHLPSRIAQQLNTLLKIRTFSFDTEVRYNNGVIDQFVKQSEDVYNREPKNALFTFENGKVTSFKADEPGMKLKSEEFLMNLKKEIQSISDKKKNIVISFKEEEIKPEITLAEANDFGIEELIGEGKSDYTHSIPSRVHNLILAASKFDGVIIPKGETFSFNTLVGDISSSTGYQPAYVIKNGRTVLGDGGGVCQVSTTMFRAALNTGLPISERHAHAYRVSYYENDSEPGFDATIYSPTVDLKFKNDTPGAILIQMEVDKDQKLLTFRFYGKKDNRKVEISPATVWDVAPPPEPLYEDDPTLPNGTIKQVDYPAWGAKAKFEYKVFDKNGEVMQNETFYSSYRPWQAVYLRGTAGT from the coding sequence ATGCTTTCCGAAATGACGTCAAAACAGAAAATTCTGGCCGGTATTGCAGGCCTATTTCTTATACTGGCGATCCTAATCGGAGCATCGTGGACCTATGTCCGATTAACAGTGAAAGACACTATCTATCCCCGTACCTATATTGACGGAATCGATATGGGTTATAAAACAAAGGAAGAAGCCCTGAACCTTTTGTCTAAAAGGGATGAGTATTACAATGATGCCCTGATTGAGGTGATGTACAAAGATGCGAAAATTGCATCATTTTCAGGACAGGAGCTAAAACTGGAGCGTGATATTGACACAAAAGTAGATCAGGCATACCTTATCGGACGGACCGATCATCTTCCGTCACGTATCGCGCAGCAGCTGAATACGCTTTTGAAGATCCGTACGTTTTCATTTGATACCGAGGTACGCTATAATAACGGAGTCATTGACCAGTTTGTCAAACAGTCGGAAGATGTATACAACCGTGAGCCGAAGAATGCATTGTTCACTTTCGAAAACGGGAAAGTAACTTCGTTTAAGGCAGATGAACCCGGCATGAAGCTCAAGTCCGAAGAATTTCTTATGAATTTGAAAAAGGAAATTCAGTCAATTTCCGATAAAAAGAAGAATATTGTAATCTCGTTCAAGGAAGAAGAAATAAAGCCGGAAATCACCCTTGCGGAAGCGAATGACTTCGGTATCGAGGAACTGATCGGCGAAGGAAAATCCGATTATACGCACTCCATTCCTTCACGCGTCCACAATCTGATCTTGGCGGCTTCAAAATTCGACGGAGTGATCATTCCGAAGGGTGAGACATTTTCATTCAATACCCTTGTCGGCGATATTTCATCAAGTACCGGTTATCAGCCGGCATATGTCATCAAGAACGGAAGAACGGTACTCGGTGACGGAGGCGGTGTATGCCAGGTCTCAACAACCATGTTCCGGGCAGCTCTCAATACGGGATTGCCTATCTCAGAAAGACACGCACATGCATACCGTGTATCATACTATGAAAATGACTCGGAACCGGGTTTTGATGCTACTATTTATTCCCCGACAGTAGATCTGAAATTTAAGAATGATACTCCGGGAGCAATCCTTATTCAGATGGAAGTAGATAAAGATCAGAAACTGCTTACATTCAGATTTTACGGGAAAAAAGACAACAGAAAGGTTGAGATTTCACCGGCTACAGTCTGGGATGTAGCCCCTCCACCCGAACCGCTGTATGAAGATGATCCGACTCTTCCGAACGGTACCATCAAACAGGTAGACTACCCGGCGTGGGGTGCAAAAGCAAAGTTCGAATACAAAGTGTTTGATAAGAACGGAGAGGTCATGCAGAACGAAACATTTTATTCTTCATATCGTCCGTGGCAGGCAGTGTACTTACGCGGAACGGCCGGAACTTAA
- a CDS encoding glutaredoxin family protein has translation MKTPGTIILYGRHDCRDCQSIKNFLDVHGIPYLYIDIDEHPSAALEVTNQTNGYQKIPLLVFPDKTVLIEPNIEEIEEKIKG, from the coding sequence ATGAAAACCCCGGGAACGATCATTCTATACGGTAGGCACGATTGCCGGGACTGCCAAAGCATCAAAAATTTTTTGGATGTTCACGGTATTCCCTATCTGTATATCGACATAGATGAGCATCCTTCCGCTGCTCTTGAAGTCACGAATCAAACAAACGGTTATCAAAAGATTCCTCTTCTGGTGTTCCCTGACAAAACAGTGCTTATTGAACCGAATATTGAAGAAATTGAAGAAAAAATAAAAGGTTAA
- a CDS encoding ribonuclease HII yields MKKHTIIPDFELEKPIWKKGHTVIGIDEVGRGCLAGPIVLGAACFRPLSAEIQSRIMALGVRDSKQLSERQRTKTAEALQSFPITTHTVSISVPTINSVGIMNAWRSGIVKLFDLCRLDFPDDPFTLLVDGPDVKAIPYKEDVTSIPVIKGDSKSVAIASASIIAKVTRDMFMSALSRRFPAYEWHRNKGYGTKDHRTAITDHGITPWHRLLFVRSVLGQNMANKV; encoded by the coding sequence ATGAAAAAACATACAATAATCCCTGATTTCGAGCTGGAAAAGCCGATTTGGAAAAAGGGTCATACGGTGATCGGCATTGATGAAGTCGGAAGGGGCTGTCTTGCAGGACCGATAGTGCTCGGGGCTGCCTGTTTCCGACCGCTTTCCGCAGAAATACAGTCCCGCATAATGGCCCTGGGAGTCCGCGATTCAAAGCAGCTTTCTGAAAGACAAAGAACAAAAACTGCAGAAGCACTTCAGTCGTTTCCCATCACCACTCATACTGTCTCCATCAGTGTTCCGACCATAAACAGTGTGGGTATTATGAACGCCTGGCGGTCTGGGATTGTGAAACTATTTGATCTTTGTCGTTTGGACTTTCCGGATGATCCGTTTACACTTCTGGTTGACGGACCAGATGTCAAAGCGATACCATATAAAGAGGATGTTACGAGTATCCCCGTAATTAAAGGCGACTCGAAGAGTGTAGCGATAGCTTCAGCCTCGATTATCGCCAAAGTTACCCGTGATATGTTTATGAGCGCACTGTCCCGACGGTTTCCTGCTTATGAATGGCACCGTAACAAAGGATACGGGACAAAGGATCACCGTACGGCAATCACGGATCACGGTATAACGCCCTGGCACCGGCTGCTGTTTGTCCGATCAGTCCTCGGACAGAATATGGCAAATAAGGTATAA
- a CDS encoding sugar ABC transporter substrate-binding protein: MDDPEKNIPDTSDAAPQPLQPEEVAPDIEHPEEIAGSIPPEFPTDVPVYEENSNKLPIILGIIFFFLVVFGLIFWFFLKDRLFPPDNTPTPSREEVTLTYWGLWDEPAVYQPLIEAYQKEHPNVTINYERMEPEEYRERLIARSEAGNGPDIFRFHNTWLPEIQEVISPLPEDIMSNQEFEQTFYPIHQKDLKIAEKYYGIPLMVDGSVLIYNETLLKQAGINTPPPVWVGGENDVLNTVNKLTVKEPSGQIVTSGIAIGTANNIPHYGEIFGILLLLNGGDLKDLTTNEASEALLLYRKFAEDGYWNTSMPNAVSAFTQGKAAMIIGPSWHVINIKAQNPDLQVKVAPIPKGLDDSAVSVANYWVEGVNRLSQNQTEAWKFLKFLSEREQLTKMYETQTQVRLFGNPYPRQDMAELLSDNQYLSPVIKQAQDDVYVGLPLVDLTRDGGMNDEILQYIKNAINSAEEGVDYGAALGTADQGIKQVLDRYALE, from the coding sequence ATGGATGACCCTGAGAAGAACATACCTGATACCTCTGATGCCGCGCCTCAGCCTCTTCAGCCAGAGGAAGTCGCTCCGGACATCGAACATCCGGAAGAGATTGCCGGCAGTATCCCGCCTGAATTTCCGACAGATGTACCTGTTTATGAAGAAAATTCAAATAAGCTTCCGATTATCCTGGGAATTATATTCTTTTTTCTTGTGGTGTTCGGTCTTATTTTCTGGTTTTTTCTGAAAGACCGGCTTTTCCCTCCTGACAATACTCCTACTCCGAGCAGGGAAGAAGTTACTCTCACATATTGGGGTCTGTGGGATGAACCTGCCGTATATCAGCCTCTTATTGAGGCATATCAAAAAGAGCATCCGAATGTCACGATCAATTATGAACGGATGGAACCGGAAGAATATCGCGAGCGGCTTATTGCCAGAAGTGAAGCCGGAAACGGCCCGGATATTTTCCGTTTTCATAATACCTGGCTTCCCGAAATACAGGAAGTTATTTCTCCGCTGCCTGAAGACATCATGTCGAATCAGGAGTTTGAACAGACTTTCTACCCCATTCATCAAAAGGATTTGAAAATCGCAGAAAAATATTACGGTATCCCGCTTATGGTGGACGGTTCGGTACTCATTTACAATGAAACACTGCTTAAACAGGCAGGTATCAACACACCTCCTCCGGTTTGGGTAGGAGGAGAAAACGATGTCCTGAACACGGTCAACAAGCTTACGGTGAAAGAACCGAGCGGTCAAATTGTCACTTCAGGAATTGCAATCGGAACAGCGAATAATATTCCTCATTACGGAGAAATTTTCGGCATACTGCTTCTTTTGAACGGCGGTGATCTGAAAGATCTGACAACGAATGAAGCTTCGGAAGCATTGCTTCTGTATCGGAAATTTGCTGAGGACGGTTACTGGAATACGTCAATGCCGAATGCCGTTTCGGCATTCACTCAAGGTAAAGCGGCAATGATTATCGGTCCTTCATGGCATGTCATAAACATCAAGGCGCAGAACCCCGATCTGCAGGTAAAGGTTGCGCCGATACCGAAGGGACTGGATGACAGTGCCGTATCGGTTGCAAATTATTGGGTCGAGGGTGTCAACCGCTTAAGTCAGAATCAGACAGAAGCCTGGAAGTTTTTGAAATTTCTTTCGGAAAGAGAACAGCTGACTAAAATGTATGAAACTCAGACACAGGTAAGACTGTTCGGAAATCCGTATCCGCGTCAGGATATGGCTGAATTACTGAGCGATAATCAGTATCTGTCTCCCGTTATCAAGCAGGCTCAGGATGATGTATATGTCGGACTTCCGCTTGTGGACCTCACCCGTGACGGAGGGATGAATGACGAAATCTTACAGTACATCAAAAATGCCATAAATTCCGCGGAGGAAGGTGTAGATTACGGTGCCGCGCTGGGTACGGCTGACCAGGGGATCAAACAGGTCCTTGACCGTTATGCACTGGAATAG
- a CDS encoding LCP family protein: protein MSASRLKRIEKRNNVLKLSLISLGLVFLVSVGLIITRLLGFYNAIHTEAQESPDNVQKEEKTEYTFLLLGYGGGSHEGTYLTDSIMVANVDIKNKRAILVSLPRDIWVRVPTKNGEEFHSKINALYQMGINPKNYPAVDTKSLTEDNPSGLLKQAAEDITGLNIDAFAAVDFEGFVKTIDTLGGIDVNVKKTFTDYEYPIEEKMNDLCGRDEEFKQIEPIINKQMTEEDQKKLFEEKPELEQFYKDIKDHPRTAFPCRYEVLHFDAGETHMDGITALKYARSRHALEDGGDFNRAQRQQNVIEAAKQKILGIGFIPKIIPLLNELEQHVKTDLPLSEMNKLLLEGRNANNYKVETLVLSDKFLTDDYSDYGGYILVPKVGKDDWSAIRKEIQNMKLGITPSPTPQPSITPEK, encoded by the coding sequence ATGTCAGCATCACGACTCAAACGAATAGAAAAACGAAACAATGTTCTGAAGCTCTCCCTGATATCGCTGGGGCTGGTGTTTCTTGTGTCCGTGGGACTGATCATTACGAGACTTTTGGGATTTTACAACGCTATTCATACGGAAGCACAGGAAAGTCCTGATAACGTACAAAAAGAAGAAAAAACCGAGTACACCTTTCTCCTTCTCGGATACGGCGGAGGATCGCATGAAGGGACATATCTGACTGATTCGATCATGGTAGCCAACGTGGATATCAAAAACAAACGGGCAATCCTGGTATCGCTTCCGCGGGATATCTGGGTACGGGTACCGACGAAAAACGGAGAAGAATTCCACAGCAAAATCAATGCTCTCTACCAGATGGGTATTAACCCGAAAAATTACCCCGCGGTTGATACCAAATCTCTTACTGAAGATAATCCGTCAGGTCTTCTCAAACAGGCTGCCGAAGATATCACCGGATTGAACATTGATGCCTTTGCTGCAGTGGACTTTGAGGGTTTTGTCAAAACTATCGATACGTTGGGAGGCATTGATGTCAATGTCAAAAAGACATTTACTGATTATGAATACCCGATCGAAGAAAAAATGAATGATCTCTGCGGACGGGATGAGGAATTCAAGCAGATTGAACCGATTATCAATAAGCAAATGACTGAAGAGGATCAAAAAAAGCTTTTTGAAGAAAAGCCCGAACTGGAACAATTTTACAAAGACATAAAAGATCATCCCCGCACGGCATTTCCCTGCCGGTATGAAGTCCTGCACTTCGACGCAGGAGAAACACATATGGACGGAATCACCGCTCTCAAGTATGCCCGTTCCCGTCATGCCCTTGAAGACGGGGGAGATTTCAACCGGGCACAGAGACAGCAGAACGTCATAGAAGCGGCAAAACAGAAAATTTTGGGAATAGGCTTCATTCCGAAGATTATTCCTCTTCTCAATGAACTAGAACAGCACGTAAAAACGGATTTACCGCTTTCAGAAATGAATAAGCTTTTGCTTGAAGGCAGAAACGCGAATAACTACAAGGTAGAAACACTGGTTTTATCTGACAAATTTCTGACTGATGACTACTCCGATTACGGCGGATACATTCTGGTCCCGAAGGTAGGGAAAGACGACTGGAGTGCAATACGCAAAGAGATTCAAAACATGAAACTCGGCATCACTCCCTCCCCTACTCCCCAACCGTCAATTACTCCTGAGAAGTAA
- the pbpC gene encoding penicillin-binding protein 1C: MSSEIRLSFRMLKNAILRSIFFLLYVWTVVVVYVGKSVMRAVLFPYTSLRYLTQKVSSLITVKNIGAAGTNSAGAVSYGLKQTGSFLWYVIKNTPLFLISIAKQIIAIIEGIFLGIIHLIASFYSFLTSKYFQYFVYGFLFCLLFLFIQQAYFFVRELPSPAAIGQVNFAQSTHLYDRNGKLLYAIYRDVNRTSVPLSSVPKAVIQATIAIEDKNFYNHKGISFFGGILRAAKDSFIYNELQGGSTITQQLVKTALLTPERTIERKLKEMVLALWTEQMYTKDEIMEMYLNQVPYGGSAYGIEEASKVYFGKTAQELTLGEAALLAGLPRAPSIYSPFIDPDLAERRRDQVLQEMYLQHYISKNQFENAIQEDLTVLPPTTNIRAPHFVMYTRTALENEFGTKKVEESGFNIVTSLDLDIQTKAEEILREEVEKLQPLNASNGGVIVMDPNTGQILAMVGSVNYFGENYGAFNVTTAQRQPGSTLKPMLYAMALENGYTAATPIDDSPIVFNIAGAEPYQPVNYDRRYHGRVPIRYALGNSYNVPAIKVLNTMGVQPFVDFAKTMGIDTWEESSRFGLSIALGGGEVTLVDLTQVYSVFANGGYRVEPTPFVEIKDSREKDVTHIRSTKTRVLNEGVAFIISDILSDNTARQQAFGVNNPLHVKDEIVSAKTGTTNDYKDAWTIGFTDKVVVGVWVGNNNNSSMHSIAGSLGAGPIFNRIMKYMIEEHDAAGKMPQPVNVVSMPCYNGRVEYFLRGTERKSYCQQTVIKQGDKPVQEVRNAVP; this comes from the coding sequence ATGTCAAGTGAAATACGACTATCATTTCGCATGCTTAAAAATGCAATTTTACGGAGTATCTTTTTTCTTCTGTATGTTTGGACGGTCGTTGTAGTATATGTCGGGAAATCCGTAATGCGGGCTGTTTTATTTCCTTATACTTCTTTGCGCTATCTTACTCAAAAAGTGTCTTCACTTATAACTGTTAAAAATATTGGCGCCGCCGGTACAAACTCTGCCGGTGCAGTCTCATACGGTCTAAAGCAGACAGGATCATTTCTTTGGTATGTTATTAAAAATACTCCGTTGTTTCTCATTTCGATTGCGAAACAGATTATTGCAATAATTGAAGGAATATTTTTAGGAATTATTCATCTGATTGCTTCTTTTTACTCTTTTTTGACAAGTAAATATTTTCAGTATTTTGTATACGGATTTTTGTTTTGTTTACTGTTTCTGTTTATCCAACAGGCATACTTTTTTGTGCGTGAACTGCCGTCACCTGCTGCGATCGGTCAGGTAAATTTTGCTCAATCTACTCATTTGTATGACCGGAACGGGAAATTGCTGTACGCGATTTATCGGGATGTGAACCGTACCTCCGTGCCGCTTTCTTCAGTTCCGAAAGCGGTCATTCAGGCGACTATTGCGATTGAAGATAAGAATTTTTACAATCACAAAGGGATTTCCTTTTTCGGAGGTATTCTGCGGGCAGCAAAAGATTCATTTATTTACAATGAACTACAGGGAGGATCGACTATCACACAGCAGCTGGTAAAAACGGCTCTCCTTACTCCTGAACGGACTATTGAAAGAAAACTCAAAGAGATGGTGCTCGCACTATGGACGGAACAGATGTATACAAAAGATGAAATTATGGAAATGTATCTGAATCAGGTGCCGTACGGCGGTTCTGCATACGGCATTGAAGAGGCTTCAAAAGTATATTTCGGTAAAACCGCTCAGGAACTCACGCTCGGAGAAGCGGCATTGCTGGCTGGTCTTCCCAGAGCGCCTTCCATTTATTCGCCTTTTATCGATCCTGACCTAGCCGAAAGAAGGCGTGATCAGGTGCTGCAGGAAATGTATCTTCAGCACTATATTTCCAAAAATCAGTTTGAAAATGCGATACAGGAAGATCTTACTGTGCTCCCTCCGACCACAAACATCCGTGCCCCGCATTTTGTCATGTATACCCGGACCGCACTTGAAAACGAATTCGGCACGAAAAAAGTTGAAGAATCAGGTTTTAATATTGTGACGTCTTTGGATCTTGATATTCAGACGAAGGCTGAAGAAATTTTACGGGAAGAAGTAGAAAAGCTGCAGCCGCTTAATGCGTCAAACGGTGGTGTAATTGTAATGGACCCCAACACCGGTCAGATTCTCGCAATGGTGGGATCAGTAAATTATTTCGGAGAAAACTACGGAGCGTTCAATGTCACGACCGCTCAGCGTCAACCCGGTTCTACGCTGAAGCCGATGCTGTATGCCATGGCTCTTGAAAACGGATATACGGCTGCAACACCTATCGACGACTCACCTATTGTGTTCAATATTGCCGGTGCCGAACCGTATCAACCGGTCAATTACGACAGAAGGTATCACGGAAGGGTTCCGATACGTTACGCCCTCGGAAATTCATATAATGTTCCTGCTATTAAAGTTCTAAACACCATGGGTGTACAACCGTTTGTAGATTTTGCCAAAACCATGGGAATCGACACCTGGGAGGAATCATCACGGTTCGGTTTGTCAATAGCACTCGGCGGCGGAGAAGTAACTCTCGTAGATCTGACACAGGTATACAGCGTATTTGCCAACGGCGGATATAGGGTGGAACCGACTCCGTTTGTGGAGATTAAGGATTCACGGGAAAAGGATGTGACCCATATCCGCAGTACAAAGACTCGTGTTCTCAATGAAGGTGTAGCTTTTATCATTTCAGATATTCTTTCTGACAATACAGCAAGACAGCAGGCCTTCGGAGTAAATAATCCGCTGCATGTTAAGGACGAAATAGTCTCGGCAAAGACGGGAACAACAAATGATTACAAAGATGCATGGACGATCGGATTTACCGACAAAGTAGTAGTCGGAGTCTGGGTCGGGAACAATAACAACAGTTCAATGCACAGCATTGCCGGTTCGCTCGGTGCCGGACCTATCTTTAACCGGATTATGAAATATATGATTGAGGAACATGATGCCGCAGGCAAGATGCCGCAACCGGTTAATGTTGTCTCCATGCCCTGTTATAACGGCCGGGTGGAATACTTCCTGAGAGGCACAGAGCGGAAAAGTTATTGCCAGCAAACCGTAATTAAGCAGGGTGACAAACCGGTTCAGGAAGTCAGAAACGCGGTCCCTTAA
- a CDS encoding class D sortase, which yields MPLRVYKKEETSRKKKVVRAASYVVLLAGMGFLFWALYPIVSFELYARVFLKKDAASPLPESESVSALEFAKSVYASNTLFSSNLRDFTNANVWFPESKLPTPNGDLVVKSYSLSIPKLNLKDLNVDVGGEDLSKSLIHYLPTSIPGQYGNVAIFGHSTLPQLYNAKDYKSVFTYLPKLDVGDRIDVSVEGKQYTYEVVDMFIVEPDEVSVLEQEFDDSYLTLVTCVPPGTYKERLIVKARIVRNTAN from the coding sequence ATGCCGCTTCGCGTATATAAAAAAGAAGAAACTTCGAGAAAGAAGAAAGTGGTTCGTGCCGCGTCTTATGTCGTTTTGCTGGCAGGAATGGGTTTCTTATTCTGGGCCTTGTATCCTATTGTGTCATTCGAATTGTATGCGCGGGTATTTCTCAAAAAAGATGCCGCATCACCACTACCGGAATCAGAGTCGGTTTCTGCACTGGAATTTGCCAAAAGTGTTTACGCCTCCAACACGCTCTTTTCCAGTAATCTCAGAGATTTCACAAACGCCAACGTCTGGTTTCCCGAAAGCAAACTTCCGACACCGAACGGCGATCTGGTAGTAAAATCTTACTCACTTTCCATTCCGAAGCTGAACCTGAAAGATCTCAATGTAGATGTCGGAGGAGAAGATCTTTCGAAAAGCCTTATTCATTATTTACCGACTTCCATACCGGGCCAATACGGAAATGTAGCCATTTTCGGCCACTCTACATTACCGCAGCTTTACAATGCGAAAGACTACAAGTCAGTATTTACCTACCTTCCCAAGCTTGATGTCGGAGACAGAATAGATGTGAGCGTAGAAGGCAAGCAATACACATATGAAGTAGTAGATATGTTTATTGTCGAACCGGATGAAGTCTCGGTCCTGGAACAGGAATTTGATGATTCATACCTTACCCTTGTGACATGCGTGCCTCCGGGGACTTACAAAGAACGGTTGATTGTAAAGGCACGGATTGTTAGAAATACAGCCAACTGA
- a CDS encoding baseplate J/gp47 family protein, whose product MGFSLPFLKKKSSDNLYFGLYLTDASEFGFVFDASGNTPHILSQNAVSLTAGFDKILEDTDNLISQLELQTGKHLDKTIFFLHSWMIDEQTFEIKEPYKNIIKKLSKDLELEPMGYIDVQDALHDHLRKTSVLNTVAIEVNKTKVGISVYKGGKKVYQQYTARTDVIGEDIQSVLTSIPGHIVMPTKMLVFGDMDTPEVSSELATYDWDQKVFSQHPTIEVLKQNELNTSLAQTFSEEVISQSKVPDPTQDEQIPVVQNTNGLKDEPAEDFGFVVGKDVRDTPPPEDDSVTAVAPPTAVVDTLINDAPSQRSGDFVSRLKGMIPSFSFAGGSTTAKKPIMFGVIFAAVIFALLFVYEYFFHKLNVTVYPNTEAISESFSFEVPVTDSESGELSVLRKTTVQEFEDEKATSGKREIGEKATGEVIIHNYDKEARTFPRGTELRKGELVFSIDTEAKVASASGGTADGVKESGKVKVKATAEEIGPEYNIAKGTQLSVASLSDSLFVAFVETAFSGGSKKDVTTISKADIDTLKKNVETKAEDGSKDVLGTQISEDEIIIPDMTSVTLADTTFSGEIGEEASKLSVKAESEIEFYTVKKTALEQKLREMIEEELTDDLTVDADNITYEITDITSGDDEVTLEVDASGKAHKKIDLEAIKAAAKFTSLSGFQSKVKSTYDVENIEVKKSFGFSLWTPLFQKNITVSAATD is encoded by the coding sequence ATGGGTTTCTCTCTGCCGTTTCTCAAAAAGAAGTCTTCCGATAATCTATACTTTGGATTGTATCTGACCGACGCTTCAGAATTCGGGTTTGTGTTTGATGCCTCCGGTAACACCCCGCATATCCTCTCCCAAAATGCCGTCAGCTTGACTGCCGGTTTTGATAAGATCCTGGAAGATACGGACAATCTTATTTCTCAGCTTGAACTGCAGACAGGTAAACATCTTGATAAAACCATTTTTTTCCTTCACTCCTGGATGATTGATGAACAAACTTTTGAAATAAAAGAACCGTACAAAAATATCATCAAAAAACTTTCTAAAGATCTGGAACTGGAACCGATGGGATATATTGATGTGCAGGATGCACTCCACGATCACCTGCGAAAGACATCAGTCCTCAATACCGTAGCAATCGAAGTCAACAAGACTAAAGTCGGCATTTCTGTGTACAAAGGCGGAAAGAAAGTCTACCAGCAATATACTGCAAGAACAGATGTGATAGGAGAAGACATCCAAAGCGTTTTGACGTCCATTCCGGGACATATTGTGATGCCGACCAAAATGCTTGTTTTCGGAGACATGGATACTCCTGAGGTTTCATCAGAGCTTGCAACATATGACTGGGATCAGAAGGTGTTTTCACAGCATCCCACGATCGAAGTCTTGAAACAGAACGAGTTGAATACGTCTCTGGCACAAACCTTCAGTGAAGAAGTCATTTCTCAATCAAAAGTTCCCGATCCTACCCAGGATGAACAGATCCCGGTAGTACAGAACACAAACGGTCTTAAGGATGAGCCTGCTGAAGATTTCGGTTTTGTGGTCGGGAAGGATGTCCGTGATACGCCGCCTCCTGAAGACGATTCAGTTACCGCGGTTGCTCCTCCTACTGCCGTTGTTGATACACTGATAAATGATGCGCCCTCTCAGCGTTCAGGTGATTTTGTTTCCAGGTTAAAGGGAATGATACCCTCATTTTCATTCGCCGGAGGGAGCACAACGGCGAAAAAACCGATTATGTTTGGTGTGATTTTTGCGGCGGTTATTTTTGCATTGCTTTTTGTGTATGAATACTTTTTTCATAAACTAAATGTCACTGTCTACCCCAACACCGAAGCTATTTCTGAAAGTTTCTCTTTTGAAGTACCCGTGACGGATTCCGAATCAGGCGAGCTTTCGGTCCTGAGAAAGACAACCGTACAGGAATTTGAGGATGAAAAGGCAACGTCAGGAAAACGTGAAATCGGAGAGAAAGCTACGGGAGAAGTGATTATTCATAATTACGACAAAGAAGCGCGGACATTCCCGCGCGGAACCGAGCTGAGGAAAGGTGAGCTGGTTTTTTCGATTGATACAGAAGCTAAAGTGGCATCGGCAAGCGGCGGTACTGCAGACGGAGTGAAAGAATCAGGGAAAGTAAAGGTGAAAGCAACTGCTGAAGAAATCGGGCCTGAATATAACATTGCAAAAGGTACACAACTTTCCGTTGCTTCACTTTCCGATTCTTTGTTTGTTGCTTTTGTCGAGACCGCTTTCAGCGGAGGATCAAAGAAAGATGTCACCACAATATCAAAAGCAGACATTGATACCCTCAAAAAGAATGTTGAAACAAAAGCTGAAGACGGAAGTAAAGATGTCCTGGGGACACAGATCTCAGAGGACGAAATCATTATTCCTGATATGACATCGGTGACACTTGCAGACACAACCTTTTCGGGAGAAATCGGAGAGGAAGCTTCCAAGCTGTCCGTCAAAGCGGAATCTGAAATAGAGTTTTATACCGTTAAGAAAACCGCACTTGAGCAAAAGCTGAGAGAAATGATTGAAGAAGAGCTGACGGATGATCTCACCGTCGATGCGGACAACATCACCTATGAGATTACTGATATTACTTCCGGCGATGATGAAGTCACACTGGAGGTTGATGCTTCGGGCAAAGCACATAAGAAGATTGATCTTGAAGCTATTAAAGCGGCGGCAAAATTCACTTCGCTCTCAGGTTTTCAGAGCAAAGTGAAGTCTACCTATGACGTTGAGAATATCGAAGTAAAAAAATCTTTCGGCTTCTCGCTTTGGACACCGTTATTTCAAAAAAACATAACAGTTTCCGCAGCAACCGATTAA
- a CDS encoding acyltransferase, producing MLSTIRDKDGKKLSGGQVIDKIGGRISQTLLETETYILLLLGWVPVSFFRVLLYRISGVKIGSNTVINMGARFYDPDNIEIGDDCVIGERITLDGRDKLKIGSHVDIASEVMIYNSEHDVHDPTFAAVSAPVTVGDYVFIGPRAIILPGVTVGNGAVIAAGAVVTKDVPENAIVGGVPAKVIGQRKQRKHAYRLRRLGLLDLFRKIS from the coding sequence ATGCTATCGACTATACGCGATAAGGACGGGAAAAAACTCAGCGGCGGCCAGGTGATTGACAAGATCGGAGGCAGAATTTCCCAAACGCTTCTTGAAACCGAAACATATATTCTTTTACTTTTGGGCTGGGTTCCCGTGAGTTTTTTTCGCGTACTTCTGTACCGCATTTCCGGCGTTAAAATCGGTTCAAATACAGTGATAAACATGGGTGCCAGGTTTTACGATCCTGACAACATTGAAATCGGTGACGATTGTGTCATCGGCGAAAGGATTACACTTGACGGACGGGATAAGCTGAAAATCGGAAGTCATGTCGATATCGCGAGTGAAGTCATGATATACAACTCCGAACATGACGTCCATGACCCGACCTTTGCAGCAGTATCCGCACCTGTTACTGTTGGAGACTACGTGTTCATCGGACCCAGAGCAATCATTCTTCCCGGCGTGACAGTGGGTAACGGAGCGGTGATTGCTGCAGGAGCCGTCGTGACGAAGGATGTACCGGAAAATGCTATAGTTGGCGGTGTTCCCGCAAAAGTGATCGGTCAACGAAAGCAGAGAAAACATGCATATAGACTGCGAAGATTGGGCCTACTTGATCTTTTCCGGAAAATCTCTTAA